The Capsicum annuum cultivar UCD-10X-F1 chromosome 1, UCD10Xv1.1, whole genome shotgun sequence sequence AGGTGGACCCCCTCTCCGTTGAAAGAAATGAGATTATCGCGGATACACACATTAATTAACCAAATTTACCCGACGTAGAGGCAATCAAGAAAGCTGCATAAGTGAATATATAACCTACAGAAAGTGAGCTAATCCAACCAATCTTGCTTGTACAATGGAAAAGTCCACTGGTTTATCTCTCCAGCGAATCAAATTGGCCAAAGGTGTGCGTTCATGAGCCCATGCTAAAGTTTCAATCAATTCTTGCCAATATCCACGccaagaaattaagaacataaATCCAATAGCCCAAACAAGATGTCCAAATAAGAACATCCATACCCAAACCGATAAACTATTCATACCAAAGGGGTTATATCCATTGATAAGTTGTGAAGAGTTTAACCATAAATAATCCCTTAACCAGCCCATCAAATAAGTGAAAGATTCATTAAACTATGAAACGTTACCGTGCCATAATGTGATGTGCTTCCAATGCCAATAAAAAGTAACCCATCCAATagtatttaaaatccaaaaaactGCCAAATAAAATGCGTCCCATGCCGAAATATCACAAGTACCACCTCGTCCTGGGCCATCGCACGAAAAACTCTAACCGAAATCCTTTTTATCTGGCATTAACTTGGAACCACGTGCATCTAAAGCACCTTTTACTAAGATCAATGTAGTTGTATGTAAACCAAGAGCAATAGCATGATGAAATAAAAAGTCTCCAGGACCTATTGTTAAGAATAATGAATTACTATTTTCATTAACAGCATTTAACCAACCCGGCAACCAGATGCTTCGACCCGCATTGAATGCTGGGCCACTCGTTGACGATAAAAGTACATCGAACCCATATGAAGTTTTACCATGAGCGGATTGTATCCATTGAGCAAATATAGGTTCAATCAAGATTTGCTTCTTCGGAGTGCCAAAGGCAAGCATGACATCATTATGAACATAAAGTCCCAAGGTATGGAATCCCAGAAAGAGGCTGGCCCAACTTAAATGAGATATGATAGCTTCTTTATGATCTAACATTCTTGCCAATACATTATCTTCATTTTGCTCTGGATTGTAATCTCTAATGAAAAATATAGCTCCATGAGCAAAAGCTCCTGTCATGATGAATCCTACGATATATTGGTGGTGGGTATATAATGCAGCTTGAGTAGTGAAGTCCTGTGCTATGAATGCATAAGTAGGTAAAGAGTACATGTGTTGAGCTACCAAACAAGTAATAACCCCTAAAGAAGCTAGAGCAAGGCCTAATTGAAAATGAAGCGAATTGTTGATTGTGTCATAAAGACCCTTATGTCCATACCCCAATCGCCCCCCCCNNNNNNNNNNNNNNNNNNNNNNNNNNNNNNNNNNNNNNNNNNNNNNNNNNNNNNNNNNNNNNNNNNNNNNNNNNNNNNNNNNNNNNNNNNNNNNNNNNNNccccccccccccccccccgaaggAATATGTgcatctaaaagatctttcatacTGTGCCCAATCCCGAAATTGGTTCTATACATATGACCAGCAACGAGAAAAATAAATGCAATAGCTAAATGGTGATGGGCAATATCAGTCAACCATAAACTTTGTGTTTGTGGATGGAATCCCCCGAGAAGAGTTAGAATGGCAGTTCCCGTCCCTTGGGTGGTACCAAATAAATGACTACTTGAATCGGGGTTTTGAGCATAAAGATTCCATTGACCTGTAAAAAGTGGACCTAACCCTTGGGGATGCGGTAATACATCTAAGAAATTATTCCACCGAACGTACTCTCCTCTGGATGCAGGAATAGCAACATGGACTAAACGCCCTGTCCAAGCTAAGGCACTTATGCCAAAAAGTCCTGACAAATGATGATTCAGACGAGATTTGGCATTTTTGAACCAGGAAATGCTCGGTTTCCATTTTGGTTGTAGGTGTAACCAACCTGCTATTAAGGATATGGcagaaagaaataatagaaaaagagcGCCAGTATAAAGATCTTGATTAGTGCGTAAACCGATTGTATCCCACCACTGATAAACACCAGAATAAGCGATATTCACTGGGCCAAAAGCACCCCCTCGAGTAAAAGCTTCCACGGCCGGTTGACTAAAATAAGGATCCCAAATTGCATGAGCAATAGGTCTTACATGTAAAGGGTCCTGTACCCACGACTCAAAATTTCCTTGCCAAGCTACATGAAATAGATTTACGGAAgtccacaaaaaaattattgctaATTGACCGAAGTGagaaacaaaaatattttgataaagacGTTCCTCAGTAATATCATCATGACTCTTGAAGTCATGTGCGGTAGCAATACCAAACCAAATACGACGAGTAGTGGGGTACTGAGCTAAGCCTTGGCTAAACCTTGGAAATCGTAATGCCATAGTGCTTTTCAAATCCTCCTAGCCATTATCCTACTGCAATAATTCTTGCTAAGAAGAATGCCCATGTTGTGGCAATTCCACCCAGAAGGTAATGGGTTACTCCTACAGCACGTCCTTGTATAATGCTCAAGGCTCTCGGCTGAGTAGCAGGAGcaacttttaatttattatgagCCCAAACGATGGATTCAATAAGTTCTTGCCAATAACCACGTCCGCTGAATAGAAACATTAAACTAAAAGCCCAGACAAAATGAGCGCCTAGGAAAAAAAGGCCATATGCAGATAATGAAGAACCATAAGACTGAATTACCTGGGATGCCTGTGCCCATAAGAAATCGCGGAGCCACCCATTAATAGTAATGGAACTCTGCGCAAAGTTTCCTCCCGTGATATGAGTTACTACCCCTTGATCACTTACACTACCCCAAACATCTAACTGCATTTTCCAACTGAAATGAAATATTACTACTGAAATTGAATTGTACATCCAGAATAGTCCTAAGAAGACATGATCCCAGTCCGATACTTGACATGTACCCCCTCTTCCAGGTCCATCACAAGGAAAATGAAAACCAAGATTTGCCTTATTCGGTATCAAACGAGAACTGCGAACAAATAGAACACCTTTCAAGAGTATCAATACCGTCACATGAATCGTAAATGCATGAATGTGATGTACCAAGAAATCGGCGGTTCCTAATGAAATAGGCAACAAAGCCACCTTGCCACCCACTGCCACTAAATCACCACTCCCCCAAGTTAAACTGGTGCTTGCTGTTGCACCAGGAGCCGTTGCACCAGGTGCTAAAGCATGGGTGTTTTGTATCCATTGAGCAAAAATGGGTTGTAATTGTATAGCGGGATCTGAAAACATATCTTGAGGACGCCCTAAAGCGCTCATGGTATCATTATGAATATACAAACCAAAACTGTGAAAGCCTAGAAATATACATGCCCAGTTGAGATGGGATATGATTGCATCACGATGCCTAAGGACACGATCTAATAGATCATTGTACCGAGTAGTTGGATCATAATCTCTTACCATAAAAATGGCTGCATGCGCGGCAGCACCAACTATGAGAAATCCACCAATCCATATGTGATGTGTGAACAATGACAGTTGTGTACCATAGTCAGTAGCTAGATATGGATAAGGGGGTATGGAATACATATGATGAGCTACAACAATGGTTAAAGAGCCTAACATAGCTAAGTTAAGAGATAATTGAGCATGCCATGACGTTGTTAGGATCTCATATAGGCCTTTATGGCCCTGACCTATAAATGGACCTTTATGGGCTTCTAAAATATCTTTTAGTCCATGACCAATACCCCAGTTGGTCTTATATATGTGACCCGCTATCAGGAAAAGAATCGAGATAGCTAAATGGTGATGGGCAATATCAGTCAGCCACAGACCCCCAGTTACTGGATCTAATCCTCCACGAAAAGTAAGAAAGTCCGCATATTTTGACCAATTCAAGGTGAAAAATGGGGTTGATCCCTCGGCAAAACTGGGATAAAGTTGAGCCAAAAGATCTcgattcaaaataaattcatgagGAAGTGGTATCTCTTTAGGATCTACTCCAGCATTTAGAAATTGGTTAATCGGTAAAGATATGTGTACTTGATGCCCCGCCCAAGAGAGAGACCCAAGTCCTAGTAACCCTGCCAAATGGTGATTCAGCATAGATTCTACATCTTGAAACCAAGCCAATTTTGGCGCCGCTTTATGATAATGAAACCAACCAGCAAAAAGCATTAACACTGCAAAGACCAATGCCCCAATTGCTGTACAATAGAGTTGTAATTCACTAGTTATTCCAGATGCTCGCCAAATCTGAAAAAAACCAGAGGTTATTTGTATTCCTAGGAAACCCCCGCCTACGTCACCATTTAATATTTCTTGGCCCACTATTGGACAAACCACCTGGGCACTAGGCCCAATGTGAGTTGGATCACTTAGCCACGCTTCATAATTAGAACAACGAGCACCGTGGAAATACATGCCTCTCAGCCAAAGAAAGATGATGGAGAGTTGACCGAAATGTGCACTAAATACTTTTCGAGAGATCTCCTCCAAATCACTGGTATGGCTATCGAAATCGTGAGCATCAGCATGTAGGTTCCAGATCCAAGTGGTAGTATCAGGCCCTTTAgctattgttcttgagaaatgaCCCGGTCTGGCCCATTCCTCGAAAGAAGTTTTTACGGGATCCCTATCTACCAAAATTTTAACTTCTGGTTTCGGCGAACGAATAATCATTGAGTCCTCCTCTTTCCGGACAACACATACAAAGAGACCCGCCAACAGTCAAATAATTAATGAACCTTAGAGATAGAGAGATATTTCTATAATTAGTtcgtttctcttctatttttctatctCCCATCtatctattttctttagttatttacTAGAGCAATTATAATGTAGAAGTCGATCCGGGGCAAGTGTTCAGATCTATTATGACATAGCCTTGAGGCGCTCAACGGACCCTTTAACCTTTTAAAAACCTTTTTGGGCTTTGGATTGATCCAAAAATGACTTTTTTGTGCAACCTAGTGTATATTCATAGAAGTTATTAGATAGAGCTCTTTAATTTTTTACCTAGAAGATTGTAATTACTCTATTCCAAATCACGCTAGTAGCCATTAGACATTACTACGAGACATCCCcggtatatatatatttagtgatTCAAGGGtttcttttattagttttaatactaataactaataagaattttgtttaattgaattttttcattttaatattttttattttttaatatttaatttttaatataaataaataattttaatatttaatatattaatataaataagtaataaataaatagaataaaaagaagTCTATTTTGTCCTCTATCTGTCTTTTTTATTCCTAAAAAATAGCAGATGAATATAGAAGTGAAATAGAAGGCTTAGAAGGGAGATAATGAAATTATGTGATTGGGTCTTCCAAAAGCAAAGGAATGATCCGTTTTTTAGTTAACTGATCTGATGGGTCCAACAAACAATTAATTATAACAAATATCTAAATTCTAAataaaggataataaataaaCAGGGTCTCCTTTTATTCGAAACGTCTCGTGATCTTCAACCAATTATGCGCTTCAATATAATTACCGGGAGTAAGCGCTATAGCCTGTTTCCAATACTCAGCGGCTTGATCGAACCAAGCCTCTGCAATTTCAGAATCTCCCTGTTGAATGGCCTGTTCTCCCCAGCCGGAATAGGTAGTTCAACTCCTTCCCTTAGAACCGTACTTGAGAATTTCTTACCTCATACGGCTCAGCAGTCAATTCTTTTGGTGTCCCATTTTGATGTATACCATATCTATCTAATCAGATTTCTCGTGGATCTATCCCAGTTTTAGGgttaatcaaaagaaaaataggttaattacatgaatttcaaactGAAATTTGGATGAATAATCCGTTTATTTAGTTTTATCTTTTTTCCCACCTTCAGAAGAATAAAGCATAGGCATTTCTACTACTGGTAGAATTTTCTGAAAGGTAACTATCTCGGTTTCATAGATAAATTTATATAGAATCTTTGAAAAAGAC is a genomic window containing:
- the LOC124896974 gene encoding photosystem I P700 chlorophyll a apoprotein A1 codes for the protein MIIRSPKPEVKILVDRDPVKTSFEEWARPGHFSRTIAKGPDTTTWIWNLHADAHDFDSHTSDLEEISRKVFSAHFGQLSIIFLWLRGMYFHGARCSNYEAWLSDPTHIGPSAQVVCPIVGQEILNGDVGGGFLGIQITSGFFQIWRASGITSELQLYCTAIGALVFAVLMLFAGWFHYHKAAPKLAWFQDVESMLNHHLAGLLGLGSLSWAGHQVHISLPINQFLNAGVDPKEIPLPHEFILNRDLLAQLYPSFAEGSTPFFTLNWSKYADFLTFRGGLDPVTGGLWLTDIAHHHLAISILFLIAGHIYKTNWGIGHGLKDILEAHKGPFIGQGHKGLYEILTTSWHAQLSLNLAMLGSLTIVVAHHMYSIPPYPYLATDYGTQLSLFTHHIWIGGFLIVGAAAHAAIFMVRDYDPTTRYNDLLDRVLRHRDAIISHLNWACIFLGFHSFGLYIHNDTMSALGRPQDMFSDPAIQLQPIFAQWIQNTHALAPGATAPGATASTSLTWGSGDLVAVGGKVALLPISLGTADFLVHHIHAFTIHVTVLILLKGVLFVRSSRLIPNKANLGFHFPCDGPGRGGTCQVSDWDHVFLGLFWMYNSISVVIFHFSWKMQLDVWGSVSDQGVVTHITGGNFAQSSITINGWLRDFLWAQASQVIQSYGSSLSAYGLFFLGAHFVWAFSLMFLFSGRGYWQELIESIVWAHNKLKVAPATQPRALSIIQGRAVGVTHYLLGGIATTWAFFLARIIAVG